AATAGCTGGCATAGGCGATGCCGTTGTAGACCTCTCCCTTGAGCTTCGGGGACTGCACGTAGATTCGCTGAACGATCTGCGTCCGCGGAATGAAGTAGCCTTGCTCGAGAACGTAGGTCTGCAACTCGTCGAGCAGCGGATTGCGAATGTCGAGAGAGGCAGCGCCGGCGATCTTGTCGCGCAGCTCGTTGAGCTTGCCGTCACTGTCGCCGAGGTTGAACCAGTTCTCGCCATTGTTGGCCTCGGTGAGGATGCTGGCGACCGTGCCGGCGTCGATGAAGCTGCGCGTCACCTCATAGGCCGGCACGGCCGGACCGCCGAACCGGACCTTTTCGCCGAACGTCACGACGTCGTAGGCCCGGATGGTGACCTTCCACCCGATCTTGCCGAGTTGCTGGGCGATGAGCTCGTCGATCGACTTCGCCGTCGCGAGGTAGGGGTTGGAGTGAAGTGTGAGCGACAGCTGCTTGCCGTCCTTGGTGCGAATGCCGTTGGCCCCCTTGGTCCAGCCGGCATCGTCGAGAAGCTTCTCGGCCTTGCCGGGGTTGTAGGCCAGGAGGTCGCTGTGGTCGGTCGCACCGGGCACGTTGCTCTGGATGAAGGACGTCGCCAGCTTCCAGTCAGGCGTATAGACGGTGTCGATGATTTCCTTCCGGTTGATGCCGGCCTGAAGCGCCTGGCGTACCTTTACGTCATTGTACGGCTCCAGCTTGGTGTTGATCGCAAGGCCATTGACGAAGCCGAGATAGCGCGGCGTTGCGATCGTGAACCCGGCCTCCTTGAGAGACTTCAGTTCCTGCGGCGAGGGGCTGTAGGCGACATCGGCCTGTCCCGACTGGACAGCGGCGACCCGCAGCGACGGCTCCGATACAAGCTTGTAGGTGATCGAATTGAGATAGGCCGGGCCGGTATGACCGACCGCCGGCGGGCCCCAATTGTAGTCCTTGCGCTTGACCAGCTTGACGAAATCGCCCTCCTTCCAGGCGGCGACCACGTACGGTCCGCTGCCGGATGTCTTGGCCAGATCA
The genomic region above belongs to Bradyrhizobium arachidis and contains:
- a CDS encoding ABC transporter substrate-binding protein; protein product: MTARFSSLLLSRRRLLAATSVVAAAALTAIAGLSPVRSAGAPPNGGDITFLIDSLGSTWIPNNSAISSFQGHIWGHVTDKLVYVDADGKVSPWIAESWEQNGDATQFTLHLKKGVSFSDGTPLDASAVVANLDIWYAGRRNEGINPIGLFPKTYDRAEAVDAATVKVLFRAPTLGFIPTLGYHGSILISPKTIAQPAAHQADLAKTSGSGPYVVAAWKEGDFVKLVKRKDYNWGPPAVGHTGPAYLNSITYKLVSEPSLRVAAVQSGQADVAYSPSPQELKSLKEAGFTIATPRYLGFVNGLAINTKLEPYNDVKVRQALQAGINRKEIIDTVYTPDWKLATSFIQSNVPGATDHSDLLAYNPGKAEKLLDDAGWTKGANGIRTKDGKQLSLTLHSNPYLATAKSIDELIAQQLGKIGWKVTIRAYDVVTFGEKVRFGGPAVPAYEVTRSFIDAGTVASILTEANNGENWFNLGDSDGKLNELRDKIAGAASLDIRNPLLDELQTYVLEQGYFIPRTQIVQRIYVQSPKLKGEVYNGIAYASYYTATIGE